In Vicinamibacteria bacterium, a single genomic region encodes these proteins:
- the mraY gene encoding phospho-N-acetylmuramoyl-pentapeptide-transferase: MLFHLLYAFRHQVTALNVIRYITFRTAVASLTALFLVLALGPWAIERLRRLQVGQPIREEGPQAHKAKAGTPTMGGVLILSGILVPSLLWGDLTNRNIWILVLSTLAFGAIGFWDDYVKVVKKQSLGLSPRRKLHGQIAVGLVLGVVLFVLARVDPTSYSTRVVFPFFKTVMPDLSAFYILFAVLVVVAASNCVNLTDGLDGLAIGSTLIAAAAFTVLAYVTGHRVFSSYLDLLYQPGAGEVTVFCGAMVGASMGFLWWNCYPAQVFMGDVGSLSLGGALGTVAILIKQELLLFSVGGLFVIEGLSVILQVASFKLVGKRIFRMSPLHHHFELVGWKEPQIVIRFWIAAFVFALFSLTTLKLR; the protein is encoded by the coding sequence ATGCTCTTCCACCTCCTCTACGCCTTCCGCCACCAGGTCACGGCCCTGAACGTGATCCGCTACATCACCTTCCGCACCGCGGTGGCCAGCCTGACCGCGCTCTTCCTGGTCCTCGCCCTCGGGCCGTGGGCGATCGAGCGCCTGCGGCGGCTGCAGGTCGGACAGCCCATCCGGGAGGAGGGGCCGCAGGCCCACAAGGCCAAGGCCGGCACCCCCACCATGGGCGGCGTCCTCATCCTGTCCGGCATCCTCGTGCCCAGCCTCCTCTGGGGCGACCTCACCAACCGCAACATCTGGATCCTGGTCCTGTCCACGCTCGCCTTCGGGGCCATCGGCTTTTGGGACGACTACGTCAAAGTCGTGAAGAAGCAGAGCCTGGGCCTCTCCCCTCGCCGCAAGCTCCATGGGCAGATCGCGGTCGGCCTGGTCTTGGGGGTCGTGCTCTTCGTGCTCGCGCGCGTGGATCCCACCTCGTACTCGACGCGAGTGGTCTTCCCCTTCTTCAAGACCGTGATGCCCGACCTCTCCGCCTTCTACATCCTCTTTGCGGTGCTCGTGGTGGTGGCGGCCAGCAACTGCGTGAACCTCACGGACGGGCTGGACGGCCTAGCCATCGGCTCCACCCTGATCGCGGCCGCCGCCTTCACCGTCCTCGCCTATGTGACCGGCCACCGCGTGTTCTCGAGCTATCTCGACCTCCTCTACCAGCCGGGAGCGGGGGAGGTGACCGTCTTCTGCGGGGCCATGGTGGGGGCCTCCATGGGCTTCCTCTGGTGGAACTGCTATCCCGCCCAGGTCTTCATGGGCGACGTGGGCAGCCTCTCCCTGGGCGGGGCCCTGGGCACGGTGGCCATCCTGATCAAGCAGGAGCTCCTGCTCTTCTCGGTGGGCGGGCTCTTCGTCATCGAGGGTCTCTCCGTGATCCTGCAGGTGGCCTCCTTCAAGCTGGTGGGAAAGCGCATCTTCCGCATGTCGCCCCTGCACCACCACTTCGAGCTCGTGGGCTGGAAGGAGCCCCAGATCGTCATCCGGTTCTGGATCGCCGCTTTCGTCTTCGCCCTCTTCAGTCTCACCACGCTCAAGCTGAGGTGA